The Actinomycetota bacterium genome includes a region encoding these proteins:
- a CDS encoding ribbon-helix-helix protein, CopG family: MAKRINITIPKDFLSKVDEFSKKEHRKRSELIRESLREYMGRRDKDMAVEQKKGLIDLEAKETITVEKIKKISKEKRAELFSIIRIYFKNRPEVIASFIFGSYSTDDATILSDLDVGILLKTDIGKDKYSELLLDISSDLVRLLKMDNIDLVILNRANPVLKNEVATKGTAIFEREKEILDNFKIKSLKYYMDTKKFRNLYQKSIKNFLLENKI, translated from the coding sequence ATGGCTAAGAGAATTAATATAACCATCCCAAAAGATTTTCTATCAAAGGTTGACGAATTCTCAAAAAAAGAACATAGAAAAAGAAGTGAGTTAATCAGAGAGTCATTGAGAGAATACATGGGTAGAAGAGATAAAGATATGGCGGTTGAACAAAAAAAAGGTCTCATTGATTTAGAAGCTAAAGAAACAATCACGGTAGAAAAAATTAAAAAAATATCTAAAGAAAAGAGGGCTGAGCTTTTTTCAATAATTAGAATTTATTTTAAAAACCGTCCTGAGGTAATTGCGTCCTTTATATTTGGTTCCTACTCTACTGATGATGCAACAATTTTAAGTGATTTGGATGTTGGAATTCTTCTTAAAACTGATATAGGTAAAGACAAATATTCAGAATTACTTTTAGATATTTCCTCTGACCTTGTTAGACTATTAAAGATGGATAATATTGACTTGGTAATTCTTAATCGAGCAAATCCAGTACTCAAAAATGAGGTAGCCACTAAAGGAACAGCAATATTTGAGAGAGAGAAGGAAATACTGGATAATTTTAAAATAAAGTCATTAAAGTACTATATGGATACAAAAAAATTTCGTAATTTATATCAAAAAAGTATTAAAAACTTTTTATTGGAAAATAAAATTTGA
- a CDS encoding DUF86 domain-containing protein has protein sequence MINKDLILSKLLKIKNYIQELKTFSNITFEEYKRDFIKKRAVERLILLLAEVATDINSYVIIEIGKNPPTDYYDSFIKAIEIGLISKQLGEKLAPSAGLRNRLVHEYDEIKDDIVYSSINDAIELYTTFIKEVNDYLKQ, from the coding sequence TTGATAAACAAGGATCTTATATTAAGCAAGCTACTAAAAATAAAAAATTATATACAGGAATTAAAAACTTTTTCTAACATTACTTTTGAAGAATACAAAAGAGATTTTATCAAAAAAAGAGCAGTTGAAAGATTAATTTTATTACTTGCAGAAGTAGCAACTGATATAAATTCATATGTTATTATTGAGATTGGAAAAAATCCACCAACTGATTATTATGACTCATTTATAAAAGCTATTGAAATTGGATTAATATCAAAGCAACTTGGAGAAAAATTAGCTCCCTCGGCTGGTTTGAGAAATAGATTAGTTCACGAATATGATGAGATAAAGGATGATATTGTTTATAGTAGCATTAATGATGCGATAGAACTTTATACAACTTTTATAAAAGAGGTTAATGACTATTTAAAACAATAA